CGAAACGGCTAAGAAGCTCAGTATCTTTGTAATCAACATATTCAATTTTGTTTGCTGCGATGTAATCAACTTTTTTACGGCGTTTGAATCCGCCACGACGTTGTTGAGCCATGTTTTTTCTCCTTTATAGTATTAATTGTCCATTAGAATGGTAAATCATCATCTGAAATGTCCAATGGATTGGTTGCTCCGAATGGATTTTCAGAACGTGAAAAGTCTGGTACTGGGTTTGCAGGTGCTGATTGACCAGCAGTTGGTGCAGAATAAGCCCCACCTGTATGTCCTTCGCGCACTCCGCGGCTTTCCAACATTTGGAAATTCTCAGCCACGACTTCTGTTACGTAGACACGTTGTCCTTGCTGGTTATCGTAACTACGAGTCTGGATACGGCCTGTGATCCCGATAAGAGAGCCTTTTTTAGCCCAGTTGGCAAGATTTTCAGCCTGTTGGCGCCACATAACGACATTGATGAAATCAGCCTCACGTTCGCCATTTTGACTCTTAAATGTACGGTTTACTGCAAGAGTAAAAGTCGCAACTGCTACATTTGATGGGGTATAACGCAACTCAGCGTCACGTGTCATACGCCCTACAAGTACAACATTGTTAATCATAATTTACCTTCTTACGCGTCAAGTTTGACGATCATGTGACGAAGAATGTCAGTGTTGATTTTTGAAAGACGGTCAAACTCTTTAAGAGCTGCGTCGTCGTTTGCTTCAACGTTAACGATGTGGTAAAGTCCTTCACGGAAATCTTGGATTTCGTATGCAAGACGACGTTTTTCCCATGATTTTGATTCAACAACAGTTGCACCGTTGTCAGTCAAGATAGAGTCAAAACGTGCTACCAAAGCGTTTTTCGCTTCTTCTTCAATGTTTGGACGAATGATATAAAGAATTTCGTATTTAGCCATTGATATGTTCCTCCTTTTGGTCTAATGACCCCTAGTCTTTGCAAGGGGTAAGTGAGGTTTGCTCACAATAAACTATTATACTAGAAAAACTGATAGATAGCAAGATAAAAGTGAAAAAAGAAGATGAAATTATCTTCTTTTTACTAGTTTATGGTTTGATACGGTGTAGCATACGTGGGAATGGAATAGCTTCACGGATGTGTTTTGTACCTGCTGCGAAAGTGACCATACGCTCGATACCGATACCAAAGCCACCGTGTGGTACAGTACCGTATTTACGAAGGTCAAGGTAGAATTCATACTCTGTACGATCCATGCCAAGTTCATCCATCTTAGCAACTAATGCATCGTAGTCTTCCTCACGCATAGATCCACCGATGATTTCTCCGTAACCTTCTGGAGCAAGCAAGTCTGCACAAAGCACGCGCTCTGGATTTCCAGGAACTGGTTTCATGTAGAAGGCCTTGATAGCAGCTGGGTAGTTCATAACAAATGTTGGCACACCAAAGTGGTTTGAAATCCATGTTTCGTGTGGTGAACCAAAGTCATCTCCATGCTCAAGATGCTCGTAGTCAGCATCTTCATCATTTTCATGCTCTTGCAAAAGGTCAATGGCTTGATCGTAAGTGATGCGTTTAAATGGCTCTGCAATGTAGCGTTTCAAGAGCTCTATATCACGTTCCAAGGTTTCCAAGGCTTGAGGTGCACGATCAAGTACACCTTGAAGAAGGGCTTTTACGTAAGCTTCTTGCAAGTCAAGTGATTCATCGTGTGTCAGGTAGGAGTACTCAGCATCCATCATCCAGAACTCAGTCAAGTGACGGCGTGTTTTTGATTTTTCAGCACGGAATACTGGACCAAAGTCAAAGACACGACCAAGAGCCATAGCTCCTGCTTCTAGGTAAAGCTGACCTGATTGGCTCAAGTAGGCTGGCGTTCCAAAGTAGTCTGTTTCAAAGAGTTCAGTTGAATCCTCTGCCGCATTTCCTGAAAGAATTGGGCTATCAAATTTCATGAAGCCGTTCTTGTCGAAAAACTCATAAGTCGCATAGATAATCGCGTTACGGATTTGCATAACCGCTACTTGCTTACGAGAGCGGAGCCATAAGTGACGGTTGTCCATCAAGAAGTCAGTTCCGTGTTCTTTTGGTGTGATTGGGTAGTCTTGAGATTCACCGATGACTTCGATGTCTGTAATATCCAACTCATAGCCAAACTTAGAACGTTCGTCTTCTTTGACAATTCCTGTCACATAAACAGAAGTTTCTTGGCTCAAGCGTTTGATGGTGTCAAATTTTTCAAGACCTACCTCTTCACCAAATTTTTCAATAAAGTTTGGTTTGAAGGCAACTCCTTGGAAAAAGGCTGTTCCATCACGCAATTGCAAGAAGGCAATTTTTCCTTTTCCTGATTTGTTGGCAACCCAGGCCCCAATGGTCACTTCTTGACCAACGTAGTCTTTTACTTCGATAATTGTTACACGTTTTGTCATGTTTTATCTTCCTTTTCTTTACCTTGTCCGAAGACGTCATTACTCATTATTTTACCACAAATAGACTCTGATAGCTAGGTTCTACTGGAGAAAATTCGAGAGAATTTCATTACAAAAATCTTCGCCAAGATGACGAAGATTTTGAGTTTTAGTTTTCCATAAATTGATGCAAACGGCGAATCGCTTCTTTCAAGGTGTCCAAGTCAGTTGCATAACTGAGACGGACATTTTCTGGCGCCCCAAACCCTGCTCCTGTAATCAAGGCCAGACCGACTTCCTCAAGAATAGCCGTTGTAAAGTCCGTCACATCGGTATAGCCCTTCATCTCCATCGCTTTTTTAACATTTGGGAAGAGATAGAAAGCTCCTTGGGGCTTGACAACTTCAAATCCTGGCACTTGGCACAAGAGAGGATAAATGGTATTCAAACGCTCTTCAAAGGCTTGGCGCATGATTTCGACAGAGTCTTGTGGTCCAGTCAGGGCTTCAATGGTAGCATATTGTGATACAGCAGTCAGGTTTGAGGTTGTTTGTCCTGTTAGTTTGCTCATAGCAGCGATAATTTCAGGATTTCCCACAGCATAACCTACCCGCCAACCAGTCATGGCATAAGCCTTAGATACACCGTTAATCACGATGCTTTGCTTGCGAATGGCTTCTGACAGACTAGAGATTGGAACAAATTCGTTCCCGTTATAAACCAAACGACCATAAATATCATCTGCTAGGATAAGGACATCATGCGTAACAGCCCAATTTCCGATAGCCATGAGTTCCTCACGAGAGTAAATCATACCAGTCGGATTCGATGGCGAATTGAGAACCAAGACCTTAGTCTTGTCTGTTCGAGCCGCTTCTAGCTGCTCGACTGTCACCTTAAAGTGATTGTCTTCCTTGGCTTGTACAAAGACTGGCACACCTTCTGCCATCTTGACTTGGTCTCCATAACTGACCCAGTATGGTGTAGGGATAATGACCTCATCACCTGGATTGACCACGGCCATAAAAAAGGTATAGAGAGAGAACTTAGCACCTGTGGCAAAGGTAACCTCATTGGCTGCGACAGAATAGCCATAATAGCGTTCAAAATAGGTATTAACCGCAGCCTTTAAGTCTGGTAGACCTGAAGCTACTGTATAAAAGGAAGCACGGCCATCACGAATCGCTTCCACCGCCGCATCCTGAATATTTTCAGGAGTATGAAAATCTGGCTGTCCCAAGGTTAAGAAAAGAACATCTTTTCCTTGAGCTTTTAATGCTTTGGCTCTTGCATCACTGGCTAGAGTGACGCTTTCTTCCATTTCTAGTACACGCTTGGATAGTTTCATATGCCCTCCTTATTGGATCACTGCTCCTGTTTCAAAGTCCACCAGATAGTACTGGTTCCCAGACTTAACTTCCCAAATCGGCTTGTCCTGATAACGACCAAAGGTGACTTTGTCAATGTCGCTAGCTCCTTTTTCCTTCGAAATCGTCACCGCCTTGTCTTGAGAAATCCCCTTATCTAGCTGATAAACATAAATCTTGTGGTCATTCTTTTCAATCAGTACGGCAATGGCCTCTTGCTTTTTATTATGCCCCAAAACGCTGTAATAACCTTCTAGTCCATTATAAAAATCAACCTGATCTGCCTGTTCCAATTCTGCATACTGCTTGGCTAGTTTTTCTCCCTCAACTCTAGCATCTTGATAAGGTTTCATACTGAGGAAAATCAGGTAAAGAAAGGATCCAGTCAGCACTAGTAGCACCAGAGAAATACCGATTCCATACTGTATAAGTAGCTTGTTTTTTGCTTTTTTCTGTCTTAGTTTCACTCGTCTATTTTACCATCTCTCAACCTTTATTACAAGAGAATATGGGAACTTTCTTAGATAATTTTCCTATAAAATCCATGCCTCTTGTATTTTTATTTATTTATTGATAGAATACCCTTATGAAACAATATTTGAAAGAAAAAATTTCCCAAAATCAATTAGACTTAAAAACAGCTATCATCCTCAACAAAGCAATGCGAAGTTTCAAACCATATGAAGCCAAGGCTGCTAAAGAACACGGGCTAACACCCACCCAATTTTCAGTTTTGGAAACCCTCTATAGCAAGGGAGAACTACGCATTCAGGATTTGATTGAAAAAATGCTAGCCACTTCTGGAAACATGACTGTTGTCATTCGAAATATGGTTCGAGATGGTTGGATTTCTAGAACTTGTGACCCAAAAGACCGTCGTTCTTTTTTCCTGAAACTAACACCTGCAGGACGTAGAAAAATCGAAGAGGTTCTTCCTGACCATATCGATTCTATCGTAGAAGTACTCAG
This genomic interval from Streptococcus oralis subsp. tigurinus contains the following:
- the ssbA gene encoding single-stranded DNA-binding protein SsbA, which codes for MINNVVLVGRMTRDAELRYTPSNVAVATFTLAVNRTFKSQNGEREADFINVVMWRQQAENLANWAKKGSLIGITGRIQTRSYDNQQGQRVYVTEVVAENFQMLESRGVREGHTGGAYSAPTAGQSAPANPVPDFSRSENPFGATNPLDISDDDLPF
- the rpsF gene encoding 30S ribosomal protein S6; this translates as MAKYEILYIIRPNIEEEAKNALVARFDSILTDNGATVVESKSWEKRRLAYEIQDFREGLYHIVNVEANDDAALKEFDRLSKINTDILRHMIVKLDA
- the asnS gene encoding asparagine--tRNA ligase, which translates into the protein MTKRVTIIEVKDYVGQEVTIGAWVANKSGKGKIAFLQLRDGTAFFQGVAFKPNFIEKFGEEVGLEKFDTIKRLSQETSVYVTGIVKEDERSKFGYELDITDIEVIGESQDYPITPKEHGTDFLMDNRHLWLRSRKQVAVMQIRNAIIYATYEFFDKNGFMKFDSPILSGNAAEDSTELFETDYFGTPAYLSQSGQLYLEAGAMALGRVFDFGPVFRAEKSKTRRHLTEFWMMDAEYSYLTHDESLDLQEAYVKALLQGVLDRAPQALETLERDIELLKRYIAEPFKRITYDQAIDLLQEHENDEDADYEHLEHGDDFGSPHETWISNHFGVPTFVMNYPAAIKAFYMKPVPGNPERVLCADLLAPEGYGEIIGGSMREEDYDALVAKMDELGMDRTEYEFYLDLRKYGTVPHGGFGIGIERMVTFAAGTKHIREAIPFPRMLHRIKP
- a CDS encoding pyridoxal phosphate-dependent aminotransferase, giving the protein MKLSKRVLEMEESVTLASDARAKALKAQGKDVLFLTLGQPDFHTPENIQDAAVEAIRDGRASFYTVASGLPDLKAAVNTYFERYYGYSVAANEVTFATGAKFSLYTFFMAVVNPGDEVIIPTPYWVSYGDQVKMAEGVPVFVQAKEDNHFKVTVEQLEAARTDKTKVLVLNSPSNPTGMIYSREELMAIGNWAVTHDVLILADDIYGRLVYNGNEFVPISSLSEAIRKQSIVINGVSKAYAMTGWRVGYAVGNPEIIAAMSKLTGQTTSNLTAVSQYATIEALTGPQDSVEIMRQAFEERLNTIYPLLCQVPGFEVVKPQGAFYLFPNVKKAMEMKGYTDVTDFTTAILEEVGLALITGAGFGAPENVRLSYATDLDTLKEAIRRLHQFMEN
- a CDS encoding DUF5590 domain-containing protein; amino-acid sequence: MKLRQKKAKNKLLIQYGIGISLVLLVLTGSFLYLIFLSMKPYQDARVEGEKLAKQYAELEQADQVDFYNGLEGYYSVLGHNKKQEAIAVLIEKNDHKIYVYQLDKGISQDKAVTISKEKGASDIDKVTFGRYQDKPIWEVKSGNQYYLVDFETGAVIQ
- a CDS encoding MarR family winged helix-turn-helix transcriptional regulator, producing MKQYLKEKISQNQLDLKTAIILNKAMRSFKPYEAKAAKEHGLTPTQFSVLETLYSKGELRIQDLIEKMLATSGNMTVVIRNMVRDGWISRTCDPKDRRSFFLKLTPAGRRKIEEVLPDHIDSIVEVLSILEDGEKEDLIQILKKFKNL